The following nucleotide sequence is from Capra hircus breed San Clemente chromosome 16, ASM170441v1, whole genome shotgun sequence.
taaaaatgtaaaaaaaaaaaaggcttttagTTATTTCACTCCTTGTTGCCCCAACCCAAGCAGGCTGCTTTTGTCTCTAGGATAATAAGAGAAGAGGTCCTCTGGGGCTACTCTTAATTTGTGTCTGTAGCCCTTAGATGTGTGCTGCGTGACCAAGAACCTCCTGGCGTTTTATGTGGACAGGGTGTTCAAGGACCATCAGGAGCTGAACCCCCAAATCATGAGAAAAATCAGCAGCCTTGCCAACTCTTTCCTCTACATGCAGAAGACTCTACAACAATGTGTGAGTCACCAGCATCTACTTCCTGCCTGCCCCATGGAGCCCAGGACACGCTGGCCCTTTGTGGCCTTCTGAAATGGTTCTGGGCCCAAGGGAAATCCCCTGCCTTGTCATCCACGGGGGCAGAAGTGTCAGGAACCACTTCTAGTGGGTCCTCCTTGTCCAGGGCTTCCTCCTCGCCCAGGGCTTCCTCCTCCTCAGACCCGGTTTCCTCATGGATAATCTTCCTGGGATGACCAACTTACCTCAAAGTGATCTCTTAAGTGATCCCGGGACTGGCCTGTGAGAGGGGTGTGTTGAGGATTCTGGGCTTATCATAGGCATACCCCTAGTTTCTTTGTTCCGAGCCCTTGGGGTTTCTATACCAGTCAACCTCTGGGTGGTTCCCTGGTATATAGCCTATCCTATATAAGCATCACCTATACACTCATTGTGATTTGTTAAAAACAAACCTCAGAAATGAAACTGAGCCCCCAAGAGCCAATAAAAACTTAGACCAGGAGAAAACCCGGGGGTTCTGGCCCCATCTCTGCCAATGATTTCCCGGTGACTTTGTGACAAgctacttcacctctctgtgccttggatCCTGAAGTTGTTAGAAGAGGTCATGACCCCTGTCCCACTTCCGTGAAGATGTATTTAACCAGTTATTTGATTAACTAGCCCAACAAATATTGAGTGCCTGCCTAGAGTGGTGTTGCATTCACAGGGTGGTGACAAGACAGATTTGGCCCCTGCTCTCCAGGCCTTTCCAGCCCTGGTGACATGCAAGGTGATTCTACAAACAGCCCCTACAGCCCCCTGCTGCCCCAGCCTGGGTTGACTCACCCGACTCTCACCTTGGGAGGAAGGAGAACTATCACTCCTCACATAGGAGGTGGTGTTAAGAGTGAGCCGGGGTGGAAAAGTCTTCTGATGGATGCTATCTCCATTTTATTGCAACAGAAGCTGTGTCACTGCAGACAGGAAGCAACCAATGCAACCAGAATCATCCATGACAACTATGATCAGgtaagggagggggagaggacagGGAACGGAGAGATGGGGTGCAGCAGCCTGAGTGGGCAGCCCCCTCCCTGCTCAAATTCATCCATTTACTCAACAGTATTGATGGCCGGTCTGCCCAGTTCTGTGTCTGCAGAGTGTGTTGGTCTTACCTCGCTTGTTAATttc
It contains:
- the IL19 gene encoding interleukin-19 isoform X3 produces the protein MKALCVSLCLLGAGLFLCSVHARGLRRCLISTNLHRMEESFRGIKTAIPLDVCCVTKNLLAFYVDRVFKDHQELNPQIMRKISSLANSFLYMQKTLQQCGGDKTDLAPALQAFPALVTCKKLCHCRQEATNATRIIHDNYDQLEVRAAAVKSLGELDVFLAWIDKHHQGTSAASRQGT